Below is a window of Malus domestica chromosome 13, GDT2T_hap1 DNA.
AGACTCGGCACAAGTAAGGAATTAAGGTGCCTATACACGgcacacaaacaaaacacacaaacacggtgcaaagaaaaaaaaaaaaaacaaacaagaaaaactaaacaatttaaacaagactcaagacaaGGAATTAGcgactttgctaatccccggcaacggcgccaaaatttgatgtgaaaaataagttaacacacaaaattaaaccctctttttatcaattgtagtaaagtatgtaagtagggatcgttctaggccggggattaggagggattgctaaatcacttggaaactgacttgaaaacgtaaaaacaaagtttaaaacactaactagactcaaagaatgcaaaactatactttaaaacactaaaacaaaccaaaagactcaaaacagcccctaaacactcaaaactaccttaaacacacaatctgggcagttttgggactctaacacaaacttggacgaattttggttttctaatgaactaaaacacttaaaaacataatctaagacaagttctaattaatatgactcaaagaaataagatggggttgattttggacgaaaataattaaattaagacaagaacaaagtaaacaaattcttagacaaatttaagtgaatcaaaacagattgtaaaatgaatttgaatgaaacttatggatggaaggctagctaggaggttcttctccacacatgtcacacttgcatacaaaacgatttccagttgcttttcgataagctatgaatactcaacgccccaaattaaccgtgaattgcactaattaaccctcagtttttccacaagttattggattggatgattgcatacgacaacccaaaacattccctacaagttccctacatgaattgcataatagagatacaagcaagaatcattaagttctatgaaaaacataagcattgacgaggcactcgttactatgatttgcatgaaacttatgccaagaatttacttaatgtgattgtgactagcaaccttcactacttgtgaatataagttcataacgattaggtgaaactcccttatattctagcgttaaattcatgcatgaaaattaagcgtgcactctcaaccaacatacacaaatcattttttatacgatcggataagtaaattgaattcacaacttatgaatcacaactggatgtaatcaaatcatattgcaagtatgaacatggtttcgaatcaccctctaactaagaggggtttagttcctcatactcacaaagcaaagatacataaaattagacattaaaatcaaaggaaagaaaacacctaaaatgctccaacttgggtagcaagtgcatccaagaattctcctttgcttgcttgcggcagattgctttgtggacggatttttgggtagttttatgatgtagaatggatggggaatggtatggaaaggtttagggtaagtgtggaggagtgtttgagggttggagggtggtggagaactaggcaaagagggtggaagaaggtggagtggctgttatgttttctaggcactagaatggtgtttttggggtgttttgctacctagggtgagtatggacgaatttctgtgatgaatggtgaatatgagagtgtgaaccctttgccaaggggtgtaaacatgtatatataggccccaaaaaccttagagaatcaggttaggctagggagaatgcacggcaaagagtgtatgtggtgtgcaatggtccaagggtgaaaatgaagtgatgatgcaaagtgtgaagggtaaaatggagtggtcttgtagctagggggcatgaatgattgtgtacattgcatagagatggaaagggaggtgaaaatgtgtcaataaatgggtcaaaggtgcagcaacatgtggtacacaaggcatgggattccaaatgtgaatgatggagcatcaattggtgcatgttatggttgtgaaagttgtataaaattttgtgggtgaagggaacaagaggtatcaagcaattaagtgtaataattaaatgaattgaagcatgaaatcagaaattatgtaggggacaagagtgatcaagcatggcatgggaatccaaagggaattctatgttgttttgcatggcaatgaaggcaagttggggtgacaaatttttgggctgagttcttcatcttttggaccataattcttcacattcttggcctctttagttctcaaattcgtccatccactttggcccaaatatgtgacatgcattccaagctccattttgctccaaaatgctccaaaatgcatcttcttgcctactttgtccacaaaatctgaaaacacacgaaaatgactttaaacattaaaataactaaggaaacacgacataaatgcacaagaacaagccaactaagtcgtataaatatgctcttatcaacaATCTCTCAGCTCAGTGCCTTATTTCTTATCAAAGATTTGGGACCTCTTCACTATTTTCTTGGCATTAAAGTAAAACGATCCTCCTCtggtatttttatttctcagaTCAAATACATTTTGGATATGCTTCAGAAATCTAAAATGGATGGTGCTAAACCTTGTGCTACTGCCCTCAGCACTTCCTTTCTGGATCATGAGTCTCCCTTATTATCTGATCCCACTGAATATCGATCCCTTGTTGGTGGGTTGCAATACCTCACTTGGCCTCGGCCTGACCTTTCCTTTGCAGTCAACTTAGTGTGTCAGTTCATCCATCAACCGAGGGAATCACATATGCAAACTGTCAAGAGAATTCTTAGGTACCTAAAGGGTACTCTTGAGCTTGGTCTTTGGTTTTCTAAAACTGCCACACCTCTTAGCATCACTACATtttctgatgctgattgggccggCTGTCACCTGGATAGAAGATCAACTGGTGGTTTTTGTATCTTTCTAGGTAACTCTTTACTTAGCTGGAGTGTTAAGAAACAGCCTACTGTGGCCCGCTCTTCCATTGAAGCTGAGTATCGTTCTCTAGCTAATTCTGCTGCTCAACTAACCTGGATCTGCAAGCTTTTAGTTGATGTTGGTCTGAAATATCTCTTCAACCACAACATCTCCTAACATCATTATGTAATGGTAATGTACTctgcctctgtagtagacaaggccaCACATTTTTGCAATTTAGATTGCCAAGACACCACTCTGATAACTCGTATATTTCAAatatttataccatccattcctagtttctttgtgatatttttgagttaaactgGTTGTGTTTTACTCTCTTTTGGGTTAATGTGTAGTTAATTGTATTTTAGAACCATTTGAGGTAAATAAGGCAAAATGGTGCTGAAAGTGGAGAATTGAATAAGGATTTTGATGTAGAGAGCGATTCAAAGTGTACAATTGAATATGGTGATGAATATGACCCTTTTAAGAgaacaataacaacaaaaaaacgtGGGAATTAAATGCCCAATTACTAGGATGCATTAGCAATCTGTAATAGCCTCTTTAACCTTATAAAACTAAGAGTTTCAGCCACTTTTAGACAAGCCCCCATTGGGGTCACCtagagctctctctcttctctttctttggcctttcttccagaaacaaaaccctatttctcTTCACCATCCACTGCCACCTAAGAAACCATGCAGCCGCgctgttcttggagaagttcaacatcagaattgcttcaagggggtttcttctatgaactttaatttcactcatgttgttcttgatatttatatattttgtaatcaTGTTGCGTAATTAAGTTCATAGCTGGGGATTTCGATGTAGCCTTGCAAACCTACTGtatgttattaagttaaagtattcAAACTACCAATCtatgttcttgtttcattcactgattttatagtataatttgtttgttaatcttaatgtttgatcaccattagggctGCTTACAAATGATTTGATCAAGTTTATAgtacacatcatgcttaatcttggtagacatgtgaatggatgaagaaactgctatgcatacatcctgacatgtgatttctttggttctttgaagttttcttgtttttaacggattcttatttggtaatctaagttgaacatcacaactaggttgcagattaggagtacttgatcacaaccacacatcaaatggatgatcataaatgaGTAAAACAAACCCTAGTTGCAGATTGGAGAGTTGAATgcgttttgacttaattttcatggaatTGGCTTGTAATGGTGAAATTGGTATCCCTACTTTTGTCTTATTGTTTCTGAATCAATCTATCATTCATCTTTATCTTGTTTTGCATTTTAAGTTACTTTagctttcaaaacaaaaatctaaattcagttttcattttcattgctTAGTTAGGGTTCACATAAAGCTAGTAATTTGTAGAGGTCTAATTAGTCCCTGTGGTttgacacccttacttgtgccgttatactatccttatattttCACTTGAAAGGAACACAACAAAATTTTGGCGCCATTGTAGGGGACTGATTTCAGTCCCCTCTAATTGCTTGCTTTATAAACACtatctgtttttgttttcttagtttagaTTTTTCATTTACAATTTAGTTccttttgattttcaatttgtAACCAAGATGTATGGTGAATATCCGTTATGTGCTAAAATTGGCCATCCTCTTCAATTCTACCCAAGGAGAGATGAGTTTCCTATGTTTGTCTGAGAGCACTCACACTGCATGTGTTTCTCTAACAAAGGGCCACTACAACCATTGCCAAATACATACAGCCCCGCTTGGAGAAACTCTCATGATGACTCTTGGAACAACATACAAGCTCCAAATCAAACATTTGCACCTCCCCCACAGCAGACCCTCTTTGACACTTCGTTGGAGGACACTTTGGATCTACTTGCTCAAAGCACTTCACAATTTCAACAATCAATGAGTAGCATGATTCAAGAACACTTTATTGCACTTACCAAGTTGGAAATTCAATTGGGGCAGATTGTCCAAGCTTTAAATGAATAACGATGTGGTGATGGTCAAGATGTGAATGGTGAACAATCATTGGAATCTAGCTGTGCCGATATACATAGAGAAGTTCTTGAATTTGAAGCTCTTTCCCAATCTTCTAATTCTCTTGATTTTTTCTCAAAAGTTATGTTGGATTCTCCCTGTTGTTTTACATCTTTACATGTGCCATCTTTGGAGTCTTTTGGAGATGATTTGCTGCCATATcaagagaaaaacaaattgaAGTTGGATGATGAATCATTATTGCCCATTCATCATAAGAAAGAAGATTCGGAGCTAGACGATGAGGTTGTTGCCTTGAACAAATTTCATTCATCCATTGAAATCATTGCTCCAGCCACACCTTCAACAATTTTCGAGGATATGTTTATTTGCAAGGAGAGACAAAAACACCATCACAATCAAGTCCTTGTGGAAATTTAACACACCATATTCAAAGTCCCTCGAAAGAAACCACTTCTTTCGACCAAGGTTCAGAGGTACCTTGATTTCCTGCCACCCTAGGTGTTCATCCATCATACCCACTGCATCTTGCCTAGACGTTAAATAAAATGCTTGCTAGGAGGTAACCTAGCTGGGTTtgtgttctttccttttatttgtgtctttttgtttttgttttattttcattcCATGTGCACTCTACCTATTCGCATTGCATGCATTCCATTCATTTTTAAGCATAAAGGACAATGCTTAGTTTAGGCTTGGGGGTGttggaaattgaaaattttcttttgattttagtTTTGGTTAAAGTTTGCTTTTGCATACTAATGTGAATGTGTATGATGGCTGTGTATACAATCTGACTATGGTGCTGTCATGAAAAGTTCCATATCATAATTTTTGTAGTTCACAAAGTTATTACTCTTGAATGATGGTAAAAGTATCATGCTCAAATTATGGAAGAAGAATAGTGGAGACTACCCTAGTGGGTTATTTTGAGCCTATTTGCTTCTTTGAGAGGGTTTAAAAAGCTTTTGCTcctatctttttctttcaatttcactttaaatgatctcattatttctctTTGATTGAATGCTAAGAATAATCCTATGTTGTAGATACCATGTGTTTATTATCACCTATGAATGAACTCATTGAGATGATGTTAGGTTATGCATGTTTTTAACCACCAAATGGCTTTATTCCCAACCCTTTGTGTGTTCCATTCATTTTTTTGTAGTCAAACACTTTTAACCTGATTCTTTCATCACCCACGACAAACTCTACCCATCTTAGCCCATTATAGCCATACCTTATAGTTTGGGGAATACCAAAGTGATGAAGACAGATAGATTGAGCTCTAGATTAAGAATGTGGCATGTACCAAGGTAACATGTGTTggaattgcaaaaaaaaaaaaaaaaaaaaaaaaaaaaaaaatagaaaacaagaaaaaaagaaaagaataaagatgATGTAATTTCCAAATCCTTCACTATTGCACGTGTGTCCTGGTCAGCAAGAACAAATAACAAAGATCAATTTAAGTGAAGAGCTTGCTTATTTCATAACAAAGACACTTTGGTATGTCCCAGGCTTTAGTATTTCTTATCCATTCTTTTGTAGCCCCTAGCCTAAGCCTTACCTTACAACCTTGTGAAAGACCTAGCTGATC
It encodes the following:
- the LOC103447025 gene encoding uncharacterized protein, whose translation is MSCGNLDVHRSQKYRASEGGPSSICVFQQPHFPLQQTRQLGLELGCFGDHGCQHKSNDFVDKVGKKMHFGAFWSKMELGMHVTYLGQSGWTNLRTKEAKNVKNYGPKDEELSPKICHPNLPSLPCKTT